A single window of Zea mays cultivar B73 chromosome 10, Zm-B73-REFERENCE-NAM-5.0, whole genome shotgun sequence DNA harbors:
- the LOC100276802 gene encoding nudix hydrolase 26, chloroplastic, with amino-acid sequence MVVAAAAALYLAVKPLPLVLVLVHHSRPAPSSALRLPRRTASAWLPRFPSCSTSAPPPFAAVASMDAPPQGYRTNVGICLADPSLTKIFSASRIDIPSAWQMPQGGIDAGEEPRAAAFRELREETGVTSAEIVAEAPVWLTYDFPMDVRTKLNARFLFRLTGNDDEINLNGDGSEKPEFGEWTWMTPQEVIEKAVDFKKPVYEEALKHFAPYLQSDPAASS; translated from the exons ATGGTAGTGGCCGCCGCGGCCGCACTCTACCTCGCTGTAAAGCCCCTGcccctcgtcctcgtcctcgtccacCACAGCCGCCCCGCGCCCTCCTCCGCGCTCCGCCTCCCCCGCCGAACCGCCAGCGCCTGGCTGCCGCGCTTCCCCTCCTGCTCGACCTCAGCGCCGCCGCCGTTCGCAGCCGTCGCATCCATGGACGCGCCGCCCCAGGGTTACCGCACCAACGTCGGCATCTGCCTCGCCGACCCATCCCTCACCAAG ATTTTCTCGGCTTCTAGGATCGACATTCCTAGCGCGTGGCAGATGCCTCAG GGTGGTATAGATGCAGGGGAAGAACCAAGGGCGGCTGCCTTCAGGGAATTGAGAGAAGAAACTGGTGTCACATCCGCAGAGATCGTGGCTGAG GCTCCTGTCTGGTTAACATATGATTTCCCCATGGATGTGAGAACCAAGCTGAATGCCAG GTTTTTATTTAGGCTTACTGGAAATGATGATGAGATTAACCTTAATGGTGATGGATCTGAGAAGCCAGAGTTTGGTGAATGGACATGGATGACTCCCCAGGAAGTTATTGAAAAG GCAGTTGATTTCAAGAAACCTGTATATGAGGAAGCATTGAAACACTTTGCCCCCTACCTACAGTCAGATCCCGCCGCTTCATCATAG